Genomic segment of Nocardiopsis mwathae:
GCAGGTCGCGCACCATCCGCGGGTAGGGTGCGGGCCCCACCGCCGAGCCGATGATGTAGTGGGTGTCGGCGACGTTGGTCACCCAGTCGCGGATGGCCTCCGAGGTCGCGTCCTTGAGCGTGGCCGTGCCCGCCTCGACCCCGCGGACCTCCGCGCCCAGCATCCGCATCCGGCCGACGTTGACCGCCTGGCGGCGCATGTCCTCGGCACCCATGTACACCACGCACGCCAGGCCGAAGCGGGCGCACACGGTGGCCGTCGCGACCCCGTGCTGCCCGGCCCCGGTCTCGGCGATGATCCTGCGCTTGCCCATGCGCAGGGCCAGCACCACCTGGCCGAGCGCGTTGTTGAGCTTGTGCGCTCCGGTGTGGCACAGGTCCTCGCGCTTGAGGTGGATCGTCGCGCCGCCGTGGTGGTCGGTCAGACGCTCGGCGGGGTACAGCGGTGTCGGCCGCCCGACGAAGTCCCGTTGGTGGCGGCGGAGCTCGGCCAGGAATCCGGGGTCCGCGCGGACGTGGTCCCACACCTCGGCCAGCTCCGTCAGCGCAGCCATCAGCGTCTCGGGTACGTAGCGGCCGCCGAAGCCGCCGAACATGTCATCGTCGGTCGTCATCGCGGTTCGCCTCCTCTCCTCACGTGTTCGGTCCAGGGAAAGTGCATCGGGATCACGGGGTGCCCGCCAGGGTCCGGTCCCACGACGCCGCCGCCAGCCGGTCGAGGACGCCGGCCGCCGCACCGGAGTCGACGGCGTGCGCCGCCGCGCCCAGGCCGTCGGCCAGAGAGGTGGCCAGGCCGCGGATCCACAACCCGGCCGCTGCGTTCAGCAGCACCACGTCGCGCGCCGGACCGCGCCGACCGGCCAGGACACCGGTGATCACCGCGGCACTGGCCGCTCGGCCGCCCCCGGCCAGGTCGGCCGGGCGGGACGGGGCCAACCCCAGCTCCGCCGGGTCGATCCGCAGCGGGCGTACCCCGCCGCCCTCCACAAGCGCGGCCGTGGACGGCGCGCCGGTGCTCAATTCGTCCATGCCGTCCTCGGCGTGGAACACCAGACCCCGTTCCACCCCCAGCCGCGACAGGACCGCGGCCATGGGGGCCACCAGCGCGGGCGCGGGAACACCCAGCACCACGTAGCGGGCGCGCGCCGGGTTGCACAGCGGCCCCAGCAGGTTGAAGACCGTCCGCACGCCCAGCTCGCGGCGGACCGGGGCGATGTGCCCGAACGCCGGGTGGAACGACGGCGCGTACAGGAACGCGATACCGGCCTCGGACAGGCAGCGCGGCGCGTCGTCCGGGCCGCCCTCCACCCGCACACCCAGCTCCTCCAGGACGTCGGCGCTGCCGCACCCCGAAGAGGAGGCGCGGTTGCCGTGCTTGGCCACGCGCGCCCCGCCGGCCGCCGCCACGATCGCGGCGGCCGTGGAGATGTTGAAGGTGTCCAGCCCGTCGCCGCCGGTCCCGCAGGTGTCCAGGACGTCGGGGCCGAAGGGGACCGGCACCGCGTGGTCGCGCGCGGCCCGCGCCGCCCCGGTCAGCTCGTCGACGCTCGCTCCGCGCGCCGCCAGCGCCGCCGCGAAGGCCGCGATGTGCGCCGGGGCCGCCGCGCCGCTCATCATCGTGCGCATCGCCGCGTACGCCTGCTCCTCGGAGAGCACCTCTCCCCGGGTGATCCGGCCGATCTGTTCACGCATCGGAGTCCTCCTGAAGGAAGTTGGCGACGATCCGCCGGCCGTCGGGCGACAGCACCGACTCCGGGTGGAACTGCACCCCGTAGGTGGGGTGGTCACGGTGGCGGACCGCCATCACCGTGCCGTCGTCCGCAGAGGCGGTGACGCGCAATTCGGCCGGGATCGCCGCGGGGTCGGCCGCCAGCGAGTGGTACCGCGTGGCGGTGAAGGGGCGCGGCAGCCCGGCCAGGACCCCGCTGTCATCGTGGTGGATGGCCGAGGTCTTGCCGTGCAGCGGCCGGGTCCGCACCACGCGCCCGCCGAACGCGGCGACGACGCACTGGTGGCCCAGGCACACGCCGAGGATGGGCAGGCGGCCGCTGAGCGCGCGCACGGCGTCCAGCGACACCCCGGCCTCCGCCGGGCTGCAGGGCCCGGGGGAGACCACGAGCCGGTCGTATCCGGCCAGGTCGCCGGGGGTCACCGCGTCGTTTCGGTGCACCTCGGGGCGGGCGCCCAGCTCGGCCAGGTAGTGGACGAGGTTGTAGGTGAAGGAGTCGTAGTTGTCGACGACGGCGACGCACGGGCCGCGCCGCGCCACCCGGTGGGTCATGACAGCGCCTCCGCGTTGTGGACGGCGGTGAACATCGCCCCGGCCTTGTGCAGGGTCTCGGCGTACTCGGCGTCCGGGTCGGAGTCGGCCACCACCCCCGCCCCCGACTGCGCGTACACCTGCCCGTCGGCGATGACCAGCGTGCGCAGGGCGATCGCCAGGTCGGCGTCGCCGCCGAAGCCGATGTGGCCGAGCGCGCCCCCGTAGACGCCGCGCCGCTCCGCTTCCAGCTCGGCGATGATCTCCATGGCGCGGATCTTCGGCGCACCGCTCAGCGTCCCGGCGGGGAAGGTCGACCGCAGCGCGTCGAGGCTGTCGGTGCCGGGCGCCAGGTCGCCGACGACGGTGGAGGACAGGTGCATGACGTGGGAGAAGCGCTCCACGTCCATGAACCTCTCCGGGTGCACCGTGCCGGGCACGGCCACCCGCCCGATGTCGTTGCGGCCGAGGTCGACCAGCATCACGTGCTCGGCGCACTCCTTGCCGTCGGCGCGCAGCTCGCGCTCCAGCTCCAGGTCGGCGGCGGAGTCCGCGCCGCGCGGGCGGGTTCCGGCCAGCGGCCGGGTCCGCACCCGTCGCCCCTGGGTCTGCACCAGCAGCTCGGGGGAGGCACCGATGACGTGGCGGCCGCCGCCGAGGTTGAGCTGGTACATGTACGGGGAGGGGTTGACCGCCCGCAGGTGGCGGTAGACGTCGATCGGCCGGGCGCGCAGTGGCTTGGCGAACCGCTGCGACAGCACGATCTGGAAAGCGTCCCCGGCCAGGATGTACTCGCGGGCGCGGCGCACCCGGTCGGTGAACTCGGCGCGCGTGGTGGTCGACCGCCAGCCCGTCGGCGGCGCGCCGCGCGGCGGAGGCGGCGGGAGGGGACGCGGCGCCTCGGGCCCGGGTTCGCCGGGCGCGGGGGTGAGCACACGCTCGTGCATCCGGTCGATCCGGCGCAGCGCCGCGTCGTACTCCTCGTTCTCGGGCCGGTGCACCGTGACCAGCAGCAGCCTCCGGGCGGCGTGGTCCACCACCGCCAGGTCGCCGACGTGGAAGAACGCCGACTCCGGCAGCCCCGGTGCCGCTCCCGAGGGTGCGGGCAGCCGCTCGAAGTGGCGGGCGCCCTCATAGCCCAGGTAGCCGAACACCCCGCCGTGGAACGGCGGCAGGCCGGGCACCGGGGCGGCGGGGCGGCCGACGAGCGCGCGCAGGGCGCGCAGCGGGTCGGTGTCGGCCGCGGGGACGTGCTCGGGCCGGTGGCCGATGTAGGAGTAGCGGGCCGCGCCGCCGCCGACCGACGCCCCCTCCAGCAGGAAGCCCGGTTCGTCGGCGCGGCACAGCCGCGCGAACAGGGTGAGGGGGCTGAGCGTGTCGGCGAGGTACTCGCGGTAGACGGGGATGAGGGCGTGGTCGCGGGCGAGGTCGGCCGCCTCGGCGCGGTTCGGTCGGGCGTCGAGCGCCGGGAGCGCCCGTGGCGCAGTGGTGGCGGGTTCGAGGTCGACGGTCATGGCGTCCGGCCTCCCTTGGGGTCGGCGGGGGCGTGCGGGCACCGTGGGGCGGTGCCCGTCCTGCGGGTGGTGGTGACGCGGGCGCCGTCGGCGGGCGCCATGAAGATGCCCTGCTGCCGCGCCTCGGGGAACGGCCCGATGGGGTGCAGGCGGCGGGCGGACAGCAGCACGGCGGCCAGGACCCGCATCTCTTCCTGGGCGTAGTTGCGTCCGACGCACATCCGGTTGCCGCCGCCGAAGGCCGCCCAGGAGTACGGGCAGGCGGTGCCCTCCAGAAAGCGCTCCGGGCGGAACTCCAGCGGGTCGGCGTACACCTCGGGGCTGCGCTGCAGGAGGTAGGCGCAGTGCACCAGGATCGTCCCGGCCGGAAGCAGGTGCCCGTCGATCTCGTAGGGGGCGGTGAGCATCCGCACCCCGTTGAGGCCCGAGACGGGGTGCAGCCGCAGCGTCTCGGTGATGACGGCCTCCAGGTAGGGCAGGTCGGCGTACGCCTTCCGCGGGGCCGGGAGCAGGGTGAACCGCTCTCCCAGCTCGGCCATGACCCGGCGGTACACCCCGGGGTGCCGGGCGATCCGTGCGAACACCCACGACAGGGTGTTGGCCGTGGTGGAGAACCCGGTGTAGAGCAGGCTGAACACCTCGTCGCGGATGACCTCGGGTGTCAGTGAGGCGTCGCCATGGGCCGCATGCCGCTGCAGTGCGGCGAGCAGGTCGTCGCGGCCCAACTCGTCCGAGCGGCGCAGGTGGGACCCCATGCGGGCGGCGACGAACGCGCGGATCTCGGCGTCGGCGGCGAGCACGTCCTCCAGAGCTTGGGCGGCGTTCTCGGTGCGCGGCAGCAGCGCGGCCAGCTCGGCGCGGTCGGCCGCGGGCAGGTTGCCGCACACGACCTCCACGATGATCTCCGCGGTGATCGCCTGCAGTTCGAGGAAGAGGGAGACCTCCCCGCCCTCGGGCCAGTGGGCGGCCCGCCCTTCGGCGACCGCGGAGATCAGGGCGGTGTAGTCGCGGGCGCCGCTCAGCTCGGGCCGGATCCGGGCGCGGCGCCTGCGGTGCTCGGGGCCGTCGATGTAGGCCACCGACTCCTCTGGAGTGCCGAAGAAGACGGCGTTGGCGTGCGCCCCGCTCACCGTCTCCCCGCCTGCGGTGTACATCCGCTTGATCTGGTGCGGCCGGGTGAGGAACACCCACTTGCCGTTGTTGCGGGCCTCGACGAACCGCTCGTTGCCCAGCGCGCCGAGATCCAGGGTGAACATGGTGCCGTGTTCGCGGTGCAGCTCCTCCAGGTAGCCGAAGGGGTCGCGGGCGAACCGGTCACGCTGCGCGGCCGGGTCCGCGGCGGGTCCGGGCGGCAGGCTTGTCGACAGCAGGGTCGGCGACATGGGCAACGTCCTCCTCGGGGGTCTCCTCGGTCATGTCCGCGGCGGCCCACCGGACGGCGTCGACCAGCCGGGCGACGACCGCCCGCGAGGTCCGGTGGTGCATGATGCAGGCCCGGACGACCAGGCCTTCGCCGGGCAGCTCGGTGGTGGCGACGTACACGTCGCCGGTGGCGCAGATGCGGCGGCACAACCGCTCGGTGAGGCGGGCGCCGCGCGGGCCGTCGGCGGCGGCGCGGAACGCCACCACCGGCAGGTGGGCGGGGCCGCGCGGCAGCACCTCGATGCCGGGTAGCGAGCGCAGCCGGGCGGTCAGCTCGTCGGCGAGGTCGAGCTTGTGGTCCAGGCTGCGCTCGAAGGCGTCCACACCGTGCAGCTTGATCGGCAGCCACGCGGTCAGCCCGCGCATCTCGCGGGTCAGCTCGGGGCCGTAGTTGCAGAAGTCGACGTGGTCGTCGTCGGAGGTGAGCTCGGGGATGTAGGCGGCGCCCGGTACCGCGAACGCCTCCCGCAGCCGCGCCTGCTCGCGGACGAGCAGCGCGGAGGTGCCGTGCGGCAGGAACAGCGACTTGTGGGCGTCGACGGCGATGGAGTCGGCCTCCTCGATGCCGTGCAGCAGTTCGCGGCCGCGGGAGGTGAGCCGGAAGAACCCGCCGAAGCAGGCGTCGGCGTGCATCCATATTTGCTCGGCCGCGCACAGCCGGGCGATGGCGGCGAGGTCGTCGACGGCGCCGGTTCCGGTGGTCCCGGCGGTGGCGACGACGCACGCCGGGGCCAGTCCGCGGTGCCGGTCGTGCTCCACGAGGCGGCGCAGCTCTCCCAGGTCCATCGTGTAGTCGGGGCGGGTGGCCACTGCGCGCACCCGGTCCTCGGGAATCCCCGCCATGCGGGCGGCCTTCTTCACCGAGAAGTGGCCCTGCGCGGAGACGTACACCGTCGCGCGGGAGCGCCCGTCCTCGGTCATCGCCTCCAGGGCGCAGCGCACCCCCATGAAGTTGGCGATCGACCCACCGGTGGTGAGGTAGCCGAAGGACCCCTCGCCGTAGCCCAGCATCGAGCAGAACCAGCGGATCACGTTGGTCTCGATCTGGGTGAGGCCGGGGGTGGCCGCCCACACTCCGATGAAGCGGTTGAGCAGCCGCGACACGAACTCGCCGACCGCGCCCTGGAACAGCCCGCCGGAGGGGACGTGCGACATGAAGCCGGGGTGCGGGTGGACCATGCCGCTGGTGGCCGCCTCGTCGAAGACCTCGGCGAGCAGCGGCTCCAGGTCGGTGCCTCGTGCGGGCGCGGTGTCCTCGCGCAGGGCGTCGGCCGCCGTACGGCCGTCCTGGTAGTCGGCGGCGGTGCTCTCCTGCAGGTAGGAGGCGGGGTACTCGCCTCGGTTGAGGGCGTCGCGGTAGCGCAGCACGCGCAGGGCGACGGTGTCGAGGAGGCGGCGCACCTCCTCGGGGCGGAGTTCGAGCTCGGAGTCCTCGGAGCCGTCGGGCAGCACGGGGATGTCGGCCCCGGCGGCGCCCGGGTAGGCGCCCACGATCCGGTCGGCCTCGGTGTCGATGTCGAAGTGCCGGCACAGGTCGTCGACCACGGCGCTCTGCCGTTCGTGGCGCCGTACCACCTCGTCGTAGGGCAGGTCGGTGAAGGCGACCATGTGGTAGAGCGGCATGAAGTCGTCCGGCCGCTCCGTGAACAGGCGCTTGTCCAGCCGGTCGCGGGCATGGTAGGCGTGCTCGCCGGTCTGGTCGGTGAGTTCGCGCAGGTTGCGCAGGGACAGGTCGGCGATGGCGTCGCCGGGGGCCTTGCGCAGCTCGGTGAACGACGCCAGGGCGGGGGCGACGCCGGCTGCCCCGCCGATGCGCATGCGCTGTTCGAGGATGCGGAGGAACTCGCGGACGTCCTCGAAGCTGCAGTTGATGCCCTGGCCGTAGAAGGGGACCATCGCGTGGGCGGCGTCGCCGATGAGAACGGTGCGGCCGTAGTGGTAGGGGTGGCACTTCACCGTCTTGAGGGACGCCGGCGTGGTGGTCAGGAAGTCGTCGGCCAGGGACGGCAGGAACTGCACAGCGTCGGCGAAGTTCTCGCCGAACAGCGCCTCGACGCCGACGGTGTCGTGCACCGAGGAGAACGCGGGGGCGCCGTCGGCGCTCTGCAGCGGCATGAACAGGCTGGCCGTGTAGCTGAGGTCGACGTTGGGCTGGGCGAGCAGCATGAACTCCCCGCGCGGCCACACGTGCAGGCCGTGCTCGCCGCTCTCCGGGCGGGTGGGGTCGCGGAAGGCCTGGAGCAGCGCGTGCCCTCCGCCGCGCGGCGGCATCTGCAGCTCGATGTAGCCGTGGTCGATGTACTCCTGCGAGATGCGCATCCGCGCGCCGCGTCGCGACATCTCGGCCCGCACCACGCTGTTGGCGCCGTCGCAGCCGATGAGCAGGTCGGCGGCGACCTCCTCGATCGCCGACCCGCGCACGGCGAAGGTGGCGGTGGCGTTCTTGGGATCGGCCCCGATGCACTCGTGCCCGAAGTGGAAGTGCGCCCCGGCCCTGGCCGCCTCCTCCAGCAGCGCCCGGTGCAGCACCCCGCGCGGGATGGACAGCAGGTGGTGCTCGGGCGCGGTGCCGTAGCGCTGGTAGATGAGCCCGCCGTCGCGGTGGTGCACCACCCGCTGCGGCAGCGGCACGCCCCGCCGGTAGAGGAGGTCCACGATGCCGGTGTCCAGCGACCGCAGGCCGCGCGCTGTGAGCGTCAGGTTGAAGGAATGCCCTTTCGCCGGCGGGATCCGGCGGATGTCCTCCCCTTTCTCATAGATGTCGACGTGGAACGAGTACTTCCGGAGCCCGATCGCCACCAGACAGGCGACCGGCCCCGCTCCGACTATCGCGACTCTGAGGGAACTGCGTGGTCTCCCCAAAACAACCCCTAGTGCGCTCCGTCTTCTTGCATGTCTTCAGGAACGCTAGGGAGGAGGACTCTCGAAGGCCTCTGCCACCGTTCTCGCCGCGGTAGCCCCGCACTCTTCGGGAGCGTTCTCGTCACAGTGCGCACGCACTCGACACGATCAGGGGAACGTGGCACCTCTTCATGTGCCGAGGCCGGCGATGACCTCACCTATGGCGCGATCCAGGCGGCGCGTCGAGGGGCGTAGCTCCGCTGTGCGGGTGACCGCCTCTCCCAGCCATTCCGGGTCCCCTAGGCGGTGGGCCGCCTTCGCCGCGGTCGTCTGCTTGAGCAACGCATCCAGAAGGAAGATGTGGCGGAACCGGTAGCGGTGCTCGTGGTGGGCGTAGTTCATCAACACGTCCTCGTACGGATGGCGCAGATATGCGTAAACGGAGCAGGCGTGAGGACCGGCGATCGTCCTGCGACTTGCGAAAGAGTCGATCAGTATTCCCGCGGTGCGAGTGGCCGCCCACGCTCGTGCGGTGGCGTGCACCCCCGGGCCGTCCACGAACCTGGACCACGGAATGACGGCGAGCGGTTCCGATGCCGCGAGCTTGCGATACTCCATGCCGTCAGAGGTGAGGACGAGGCACAACCCCTACTTCCGGTAGGGATCGCCGATGACCCACCGATCCCCGACCAGCTCCAACGGCCCGAATGCCTCTGCCATGATCCCCCTTCGGCCGTCCTCGCGGTGAACCCGCAAACCCTACTCCCGTGTCACCACCCGACCGCAGCAGCCGGTCGCCCCGCCTCGGCGGGGGTGCCTCGATGCTTCTCGTCAAGCAAAGTACAGATCGACGACCAGAGCACCGGGCCGGAGAGATAGATGGACGACTGAGGTATATTCGCTGGCACAATGCGCATTGCCACAGGGGGAACGTCAGTGGAGCGGCTTGAGATCCAGGTATTCCTAACGCTCGCAAAGGAATTGCACTTCGGCCGTACCGCTGAGCGCCTTTTCATCTCCCGGGCCCGGGTCAGCCAGAGTGTCCAGAAGCTGGAGCGGGCTATCGGCGCCCCGCTGTTCGAACGGACCAGCCGCAGGGTCCGGCTCACCCCTCTCGGGCAGCAGCTGTATGAGGATATCGAGCCCGGCTACCGGCTCATCAAGGCCGGTGTCGCCAGGGCGGAGGCCGCCGCGCGCGGCGTCGACGGAGTCCTGAGAATCGGGTTCCTCGGCGCCGCGGCAGGCGAGTTCGTCCTCGATGCGATCGGCGCGTTCACTGCGCGTTACCCCGGAACAGACGCCCAGATCAAGGAAACTCAGATCAACAGCATCATCACTCCGCTGCGCGCGGGGGACGTGGATGTGTTGGTCACCCAGTTCCCCATTGACGAGCAGGATCTCACGTCTGGCCCGGTGGTTTTCTCCGTGCCTCGGATGATTGCCGTGCCAAGGCGGCATCCGCTGGCAGAGCGGACGTCCGCCTCTCTTGAGGACTTGGCCTACAACAAGGTATTCGCATGTATCGGTGAAGTGCCGATGTACTGGCAGGAGCACAATACGCCGTTGCGCACCCCCAGCGGTCGACCGATCGAGCGCGGAGAATCAGCGTCCACTCTGCAGGAGACACTCGCTCTCGTCGGTGCCGGCAAGGGCATATCCCCGGTAGGGGCCGATGTCGCCCAGCACTATACACCTCGGGGTGTGATATATGTCCCGTTGGAAGATGTCGAACCCCTGGAATACGGACTCGTGTGGCGAACAGCAGGGGAGAACGCCAGGGTTCGCGGGTTCGTTCGGGCATGCATGGACACTGCCACCGCAAAGCAGGCCTGATCGGTAAGCCTGGCTTACCGATCGTCGTATTTTTCGGCATTGTTCCAGGTCAACGGATCGTCGACAGTGGCTTCATGTCCAATGGTCGTTTGAAGTCGACGCCCCCGTCGCGTGGGGAGTCCCGCTGGCCTGCGGCGCTGATCGCCCTCGCGCTCGGCGCGTTCGCCATAGGCACCACCGAAGTCGTTATCGCCGGTCTCCTTCCCGAGATTTCCGTCGAATTCGGTATCTCCATCCCGACCGCGGGTTCCCTGGTCTCCGGATACGCACTGGGCATGGTCGTGGGCGCACCGCTGCTGGCCGCGCTGGGTACGCGAGTGCCCCGCAAGTCCATGCTTGTGGGGCTGATGGTCGTCTTCGTCGTTTCGAGCGTGATCAGTGCCCTGGCACCCGACTACACCGTGCTGATGGTGGGCCGGGTCCTGTCCGCCCTGGTCGGGGGCGCCTATGTGGGTATCGGTGCCGTCGCCGCCGCCGATGTGGTGACCGAAGACCGCAAAGCCAGGGCGGTCGCCATCATGTTCATGGGGTTGAGTATCGCCAACGTTGTCGGTGTTCCCGGGGGTACGGCTCTCGGGCAGACACTGGGCTGGCGCTCCACCTTCTGGGCTGTCGGCATCCTCGGAGTGATCGTCCTCCTCGGTGTCCTCAAGCTCGTCCCCTTCTCACCCGTGGCGGAAGGCGCGAACCTGCGGAGCGAACTGGCCGTGTTCAAGCGGGGCCGCCTGTGGCTGGCCTACGGTGCGACGGCCCTTGGCTGGGCACCCGCTCTCGCGGTCGTCACCTACATCGCTCCGATGCTCACCGACGTCTCCGGCTTCTCTGACAGCGCAGTCCCGATGGTGCTGGTCCTGTTCGGTGTGGGCATGGTCATCGGCACTCCCATCGCCGGCCGACTCGCCGATCGGGCGCTCATGCCGACGCTGTACGGCGTTCTCATCACGGTCAGCGCCTCCTCGGTGCTGCTGCTTTTCGCTGTGCACAACAAGTTCACGGCCGTGGCCGTGTTCATCGTCTTCGGTGCCGCGGTGGCGGCGGTCATTCCGCCGGTACAGGCCAAGGTGATGGCTACGGCCGAAGGGGCTCCGAATCTGGCCTCCGCCTCCAACATCTCCGCCTTCAACATCGGCAACGCCGTCGGCCCGTTCCTCGGCGGGATGACGATCAGCGCCGGATTCGGCTACACCTCGCCCATCGGGGTCGCCGCTCTGCTCGGCGGGGGAGCACTGATCTTCGCCCTGCTGTGTGGCGTGGCCGACGCTCGGCACCGCAGCCGTGTGACGGCCGTTGCCGCAACCTCGCAGCCTGCGGCGGACCAGCAGATCGAAGTGCGGCACTGAGGCCCGGCCCTGACCCCGCCGGGTACCGGGACCCCGCACCGACCCGCAGGTCCATCATGGCCACCGAAACGCATACGGGCGCCCTTCCCGGAGGAAGGGCGCCCGTATGGCGATTCATCTCAGTGCGCACTCGGGAGGATTCGAACCCCCAACCTTCTGATCCGTAGTCAGATGCTCTATCCATTGAGCTACGAGTGCAGATTCTGTTGTGTGTCCCCCTGGGGCGCTGCGGCTCCCTGAGGACGAGTAAGACTCTACCAGAGTGTTCGGGACGCTTTTGACGGATTATCCGCGGGTGGGGCCCGGGTGTGAGGCAGGTGACAGAGAGTGGGCTCCGCCCGCGGGAGGCGCGGTGCGGTGGGTCAGCCCGCGGTCTGCTTCAGGACGTCGGCCCAGATGGAGGCGGCGGTGTCGATCTGGTCCTCGGTGACGATCAGCGGGGGGATCATCCGCACGACGTTGCCGTAGGGGCCGCACGTCAGCAGGAGGAGGCCGTTGTCGGCCGCGATCCGGTGGGCGCGGGTGGCGGTGTCGGTGTCCGGGCTGCCGTCGGGGGCGGTGAACTCGTTGCCGATCATCAGGCCCAGGCCGCGCACGTCGCCGATGACCGGGTGGGCCTCGGCGACCTGGGCGAGGCTGCGGTGCAGCCGCTCGCCCATGCGGGCCGCGTTGTCCACCAGGCCCTCGTCCTCGATGACGTCGAGGGTGGCCAGGGCCGCCGCGCACGCGACCGCGTTGCCGCCGTACGTGCCGCCCTGGGAGCCCGGCCAGGCCTGTTCCATCAGTGCGGCCGGGGCGGCGATCGCCGACAGCGGGAAGCCGCTGGCCAGGCCCTTGGCCGTGATCACGATGTCGGGGCGCACGTCGGCGTGGTCGTGCCCCCAGAACCGCCCGGTGCGTCCGAAACCCGTCTGCACCTCGTCCATCACGAGGAGGACGCCGTGCCGGTCGGCGCGCTCGCGCAGGCCGCGCAGGAACGCCGGAGGCACGGGCACGTAGCCGCCCTCGCCGAGCACCGGCTCGATGAAGATCGCGGCGGTGTCCTTCGGCGCGGTGACCGTCGCGAACTGGTAGTCCAGCTCCCGCAGCGCGTGGGCGACGGCCTCGTCCTCGCTCATCCCCCACCGGTAGGCATACGGGAACGGCGCCACCACCACCCCCGGCATGAGCGGGCCGTGCCCCGCCCGGATCTTGACCCCTGACGTCGTGAGCGAGGCCGCACCCATGGTCCGCCCGTGGAAGGAGCCCTGGAACACGATGGCGTTCTGCCGACCGGTGGCGTGCCGGGCGAGTCGCAGCGCCGCCTCCACGGCCTCGCTGCCGGAGTTGACGTAGAAGAGGCGGTCGATCCCCTCCGGCAGGACCGTGCCCAGCCGCTCGGTCAGGTCGAGCAGCGGCCGGTGCATCACGGTCGTGTACTGGCCGTGGACGAGCGTGCCGACCTGGCGCCGCGCCGCCTCCACCACCCGGGGGTGGCAGTGGCCGGTGCTGGTGACGCCGATCCCGGCCGTGAAGTCGAGATAGCGGCGGTCGTCCTCGTCGTAGATGTAGACGCCCTCGCCGCGGGCGGCGAGGACCGGGGTCGCCTGCTTCAGGACGGGGGAGAGCCGGGCCGGCTGGTCAGCCATTGACGAACCTCTGTCTGTAGTCGTCGTGCGTCTTCGTCGTGGTCGTCTTCGGGGGTCGCGGACTTCGTAGGATTGTTGACAATCAGCGGCACTATGGAATCATCCGCCCTGAAGCGGTGTCCAGAGCGCGCCTAGCCCTACCCCGTCAGGCGCCGGGTATCCGCTTCACCGCGGGAAACACGCGACACGTCGGCGGTGGGTTGGCGGGCGCCCCCGCGGGAAGGGTCGTCCACGCAGGCGGACATGCCCGGACCGCGAGCGCACGCCCGGATCGGAAGGGAATGCACAGGCGATGACCGTTGCAGACGCGGAGACGCGGGTCGTTGAGCAGGTCTCCAAGCGGCTCCTCATCGGCGGACGCTGGCAGGACGCCAAGAACGGGGCGACCTTCAAAGTCGAGGACCCCTCCACCGGATCGGTGCTGTGCGAGGTCGCCGACGCCGCGCCCGAGGACGCCATGCTGGCGCTGGACGCCGCGGCCGAG
This window contains:
- the trpD gene encoding anthranilate phosphoribosyltransferase, with product MREQIGRITRGEVLSEEQAYAAMRTMMSGAAAPAHIAAFAAALAARGASVDELTGAARAARDHAVPVPFGPDVLDTCGTGGDGLDTFNISTAAAIVAAAGGARVAKHGNRASSSGCGSADVLEELGVRVEGGPDDAPRCLSEAGIAFLYAPSFHPAFGHIAPVRRELGVRTVFNLLGPLCNPARARYVVLGVPAPALVAPMAAVLSRLGVERGLVFHAEDGMDELSTGAPSTAALVEGGGVRPLRIDPAELGLAPSRPADLAGGGRAASAAVITGVLAGRRGPARDVVLLNAAAGLWIRGLATSLADGLGAAAHAVDSGAAAGVLDRLAAASWDRTLAGTP
- a CDS encoding anthranilate synthase component II; this translates as MTHRVARRGPCVAVVDNYDSFTYNLVHYLAELGARPEVHRNDAVTPGDLAGYDRLVVSPGPCSPAEAGVSLDAVRALSGRLPILGVCLGHQCVVAAFGGRVVRTRPLHGKTSAIHHDDSGVLAGLPRPFTATRYHSLAADPAAIPAELRVTASADDGTVMAVRHRDHPTYGVQFHPESVLSPDGRRIVANFLQEDSDA
- a CDS encoding anthranilate synthase component I family protein; protein product: MTVDLEPATTAPRALPALDARPNRAEAADLARDHALIPVYREYLADTLSPLTLFARLCRADEPGFLLEGASVGGGAARYSYIGHRPEHVPAADTDPLRALRALVGRPAAPVPGLPPFHGGVFGYLGYEGARHFERLPAPSGAAPGLPESAFFHVGDLAVVDHAARRLLLVTVHRPENEEYDAALRRIDRMHERVLTPAPGEPGPEAPRPLPPPPPRGAPPTGWRSTTTRAEFTDRVRRAREYILAGDAFQIVLSQRFAKPLRARPIDVYRHLRAVNPSPYMYQLNLGGGRHVIGASPELLVQTQGRRVRTRPLAGTRPRGADSAADLELERELRADGKECAEHVMLVDLGRNDIGRVAVPGTVHPERFMDVERFSHVMHLSSTVVGDLAPGTDSLDALRSTFPAGTLSGAPKIRAMEIIAELEAERRGVYGGALGHIGFGGDADLAIALRTLVIADGQVYAQSGAGVVADSDPDAEYAETLHKAGAMFTAVHNAEALS
- a CDS encoding cytochrome P450 encodes the protein MSPTLLSTSLPPGPAADPAAQRDRFARDPFGYLEELHREHGTMFTLDLGALGNERFVEARNNGKWVFLTRPHQIKRMYTAGGETVSGAHANAVFFGTPEESVAYIDGPEHRRRRARIRPELSGARDYTALISAVAEGRAAHWPEGGEVSLFLELQAITAEIIVEVVCGNLPAADRAELAALLPRTENAAQALEDVLAADAEIRAFVAARMGSHLRRSDELGRDDLLAALQRHAAHGDASLTPEVIRDEVFSLLYTGFSTTANTLSWVFARIARHPGVYRRVMAELGERFTLLPAPRKAYADLPYLEAVITETLRLHPVSGLNGVRMLTAPYEIDGHLLPAGTILVHCAYLLQRSPEVYADPLEFRPERFLEGTACPYSWAAFGGGNRMCVGRNYAQEEMRVLAAVLLSARRLHPIGPFPEARQQGIFMAPADGARVTTTRRTGTAPRCPHAPADPKGGRTP
- a CDS encoding pyridoxal-dependent decarboxylase, producing MGRPRSSLRVAIVGAGPVACLVAIGLRKYSFHVDIYEKGEDIRRIPPAKGHSFNLTLTARGLRSLDTGIVDLLYRRGVPLPQRVVHHRDGGLIYQRYGTAPEHHLLSIPRGVLHRALLEEAARAGAHFHFGHECIGADPKNATATFAVRGSAIEEVAADLLIGCDGANSVVRAEMSRRGARMRISQEYIDHGYIELQMPPRGGGHALLQAFRDPTRPESGEHGLHVWPRGEFMLLAQPNVDLSYTASLFMPLQSADGAPAFSSVHDTVGVEALFGENFADAVQFLPSLADDFLTTTPASLKTVKCHPYHYGRTVLIGDAAHAMVPFYGQGINCSFEDVREFLRILEQRMRIGGAAGVAPALASFTELRKAPGDAIADLSLRNLRELTDQTGEHAYHARDRLDKRLFTERPDDFMPLYHMVAFTDLPYDEVVRRHERQSAVVDDLCRHFDIDTEADRIVGAYPGAAGADIPVLPDGSEDSELELRPEEVRRLLDTVALRVLRYRDALNRGEYPASYLQESTAADYQDGRTAADALREDTAPARGTDLEPLLAEVFDEAATSGMVHPHPGFMSHVPSGGLFQGAVGEFVSRLLNRFIGVWAATPGLTQIETNVIRWFCSMLGYGEGSFGYLTTGGSIANFMGVRCALEAMTEDGRSRATVYVSAQGHFSVKKAARMAGIPEDRVRAVATRPDYTMDLGELRRLVEHDRHRGLAPACVVATAGTTGTGAVDDLAAIARLCAAEQIWMHADACFGGFFRLTSRGRELLHGIEEADSIAVDAHKSLFLPHGTSALLVREQARLREAFAVPGAAYIPELTSDDDHVDFCNYGPELTREMRGLTAWLPIKLHGVDAFERSLDHKLDLADELTARLRSLPGIEVLPRGPAHLPVVAFRAAADGPRGARLTERLCRRICATGDVYVATTELPGEGLVVRACIMHHRTSRAVVARLVDAVRWAAADMTEETPEEDVAHVADPAVDKPAARTRRGPGRAA